A genome region from Neisseria meningitidis includes the following:
- the alr gene encoding alanine racemase, whose amino-acid sequence MRPLNVQIRLGNLRHNYRILKEMHGGKLLAVVKADAYGHGAVRCAFALADLADGFAVATIDEGIRLRESGITHPIVLLEGVFEASEYEAVEQYSLWPAVGNQWQLEALLSRHWKKPVKVWLKMDSGMHRTGFFPHDYASVYAALKQSEYVDSIVKFSHFSCADEPESGMTEIQMEAFDLGTEGLEGEESLANSAAILNVPEARRDWGRAGLALYGISPFGGSDDRLKPVMRLSTRIFGERVLQPHSPIGYGATFYTSKSTRVGLIACGYADGYPRRAPSNSPVAVDGKLTRVIGRVSMDMMTIELDASQEGLGHEVELWGDTVNINTVAEAAGTIPYELMCNIKRAKFTYIE is encoded by the coding sequence ATGCGCCCTTTGAACGTGCAGATCAGGTTGGGCAACCTTAGGCACAATTATCGGATTTTGAAGGAAATGCACGGAGGCAAACTGTTGGCGGTAGTGAAGGCCGACGCATACGGACACGGTGCGGTCAGATGTGCTTTCGCGCTGGCAGACTTGGCAGACGGCTTTGCCGTGGCGACAATCGACGAGGGAATCAGGCTACGGGAGAGTGGCATTACCCATCCGATTGTCCTTTTGGAAGGCGTATTTGAAGCATCAGAGTACGAAGCGGTCGAACAATACTCGCTCTGGCCGGCAGTCGGAAACCAATGGCAACTTGAGGCTTTGCTTTCCCGCCATTGGAAAAAACCTGTCAAGGTCTGGTTGAAAATGGATTCGGGAATGCACCGTACCGGATTTTTCCCTCATGATTACGCTTCGGTATATGCGGCATTGAAGCAGTCGGAATATGTGGACAGTATTGTCAAATTCTCGCATTTCTCCTGTGCGGACGAACCCGAAAGCGGTATGACGGAAATACAGATGGAAGCATTCGATTTGGGTACGGAAGGGCTGGAAGGCGAAGAAAGCCTTGCCAACTCCGCCGCTATTTTGAATGTTCCCGAAGCACGCAGGGACTGGGGGCGAGCCGGCTTGGCGTTGTACGGCATTTCCCCGTTCGGAGGCAGCGATGACAGGCTGAAACCCGTGATGAGGCTTTCCACCCGTATTTTCGGCGAACGCGTTTTACAGCCGCACTCCCCTATCGGTTATGGCGCAACATTTTATACCAGTAAATCTACGCGCGTCGGCCTGATTGCCTGCGGTTATGCGGACGGTTATCCGCGCCGCGCCCCAAGCAATTCCCCCGTCGCCGTCGACGGTAAATTGACCCGGGTCATCGGCAGGGTCTCTATGGATATGATGACCATCGAGCTGGACGCTTCGCAAGAAGGTTTGGGACACGAGGTCGAACTGTGGGGCGATACGGTTAATATCAATACCGTTGCCGAAGCGGCCGGAACCATCCCTTACGAATTGATGTGCAATATCAAACGTGCAAAATTCACTTATATCGAGTAA
- a CDS encoding Lrp/AsnC ligand binding domain-containing protein: MKELDKIDFRILKILQQNARIPMMELAEKVGLSTTPVTERVRRLEREHYISGYHAHLNPHLLGKPLLVFVELKLQSKSGNIFEDFKKEVLKIPQIMECHLVSGEYDYLIKVRLPDMSAYRDMLGNILLQLPAASESRSYVVMEEVKENPVLDLD; this comes from the coding sequence ATGAAAGAACTAGATAAAATCGATTTCCGCATTCTTAAGATCCTCCAACAGAATGCCCGCATCCCGATGATGGAGCTTGCCGAGAAGGTAGGCTTGTCCACCACGCCCGTTACAGAGAGGGTGCGCCGTTTGGAGCGGGAACATTATATTTCCGGCTATCACGCCCATCTCAATCCCCATCTGTTGGGCAAACCACTATTGGTTTTTGTCGAGCTGAAGCTGCAATCCAAATCGGGCAATATTTTCGAAGATTTCAAAAAAGAAGTGCTGAAAATTCCGCAAATTATGGAATGCCACTTGGTGTCGGGCGAATACGACTATCTGATTAAAGTACGTTTGCCCGATATGTCTGCCTATCGGGATATGCTAGGCAATATCCTATTGCAACTGCCTGCCGCTTCGGAGAGTAGGAGTTATGTTGTGATGGAGGAGGTCAAAGAAAATCCAGTTTTGGATTTGGATTGA
- a CDS encoding disulfide bond formation protein B, whose translation MTPLFRKAVWLLFAVSVCAFAGSLAAQYVLGMEPCVLCISQRLCVLATALCAAIVLMCRPRRKAGGLFGAVFISIPAVTGISVAAYQLWLQSLPPGTAPSCGAPWTFRLKGWPLFDWFEPVVRGFGNCAEPDYLLGVALPVWSVAYFLAVALTVWWAWARAK comes from the coding sequence ATGACCCCGTTATTTAGAAAAGCCGTTTGGCTGCTGTTTGCCGTTTCGGTCTGTGCATTTGCCGGCTCTTTGGCGGCACAGTATGTTTTGGGTATGGAGCCTTGCGTTTTGTGTATCAGCCAGCGGTTGTGCGTCTTGGCAACCGCATTGTGTGCGGCAATTGTCCTGATGTGCAGACCAAGAAGAAAGGCAGGCGGTTTGTTCGGTGCTGTCTTTATCAGCATTCCCGCCGTTACGGGTATTTCTGTTGCGGCATATCAGTTGTGGCTGCAGTCGCTGCCGCCGGGTACGGCTCCTTCGTGCGGTGCGCCGTGGACGTTTCGATTGAAGGGCTGGCCTTTGTTTGATTGGTTCGAGCCTGTCGTGCGCGGGTTCGGAAATTGTGCCGAACCGGATTATCTGCTGGGGGTTGCTTTGCCTGTTTGGAGTGTGGCGTATTTTCTGGCGGTTGCCCTGACGGTTTGGTGGGCGTGGGCAAGGGCTAAATAA
- a CDS encoding YebC/PmpR family DNA-binding transcriptional regulator: MAGHSKWANIQHKKARQDAKRGKIFTRLIKEITVAARMGGGDPGANPRLRLALEKAAENNMPKDNVQRAIDKGTGNLEGVEYIELRYEGYGIGGAALMVDCLTDNKTRTVADVRHAFTKNGGNLGTDGCVAFNFVHQGYLVFEPGVDEDALMEAALEAGAEDVVTNDDGSIEVITAPNDWAGVKSALEAAGYKSVDGDVTMRAQNETELSGDDAVKMQKLIDALEDLDDVQDVYTSAVLNLD, translated from the coding sequence ATGGCAGGCCATAGCAAGTGGGCGAATATCCAGCATAAAAAAGCCCGTCAGGATGCCAAACGCGGCAAAATCTTCACCCGTTTAATCAAAGAAATCACCGTTGCGGCGCGTATGGGCGGCGGCGATCCCGGCGCAAATCCGCGCCTGCGCCTGGCTTTGGAAAAAGCAGCCGAAAACAATATGCCCAAAGACAATGTGCAACGCGCCATCGACAAAGGCACGGGCAACTTGGAAGGCGTGGAATACATCGAGTTGCGCTACGAAGGCTACGGCATCGGCGGCGCGGCTTTGATGGTGGACTGCCTGACCGACAACAAAACCCGCACCGTTGCGGACGTACGCCACGCGTTTACCAAAAACGGCGGCAACTTGGGTACCGACGGCTGCGTGGCGTTCAACTTCGTGCATCAGGGCTATTTGGTATTCGAACCCGGCGTTGACGAAGACGCGCTGATGGAAGCGGCTTTGGAAGCCGGTGCGGAAGACGTGGTTACCAACGACGACGGTTCCATCGAAGTCATTACCGCGCCAAACGATTGGGCGGGCGTAAAATCCGCTTTGGAGGCGGCAGGTTACAAATCCGTTGACGGCGACGTTACGATGCGCGCCCAAAACGAAACCGAACTCTCCGGCGACGATGCCGTCAAAATGCAAAAACTGATTGACGCGCTGGAAGACTTGGACGACGTGCAAGACGTTTACACTTCCGCCGTATTGAATCTGGACTGA
- a CDS encoding alanine/glycine:cation symporter family protein, with translation MENILSVLVGTVNRFLWDYLLIYALLGIGLFFTLYLGAPQITKLGAGFKSVFGGLFAKGDKDDKSLSQFQALAVAISAQIGTGNVAGVATAITAGGPGAIFWMWVSAVLGMSTIFAEALLAQKYRVVSHGKYIGGPAFYITHGLTPKIGRGAARFLSGFFSIALIIALGFIGNATQANSIASAVTIAFDVPSLAVGIVLAVLAGMVVIGGVNRIANIAQFVVPFMAVVYILCAVVILFEFSDYIVPMFNHIFTAAFNPEAVLGGAAGIGMREAIRFGVARGLFSNEAGMGSTPHAHATADVKHPVQQGMAAFVGVFIDTILVCTATALIILLTDANLSGEQGAAVTQFAFNKAFPGFGSQLLAVCLTFFALTTIIGWYYFGESNIRFLFRGRHLGIYRALVLLAIVLGTLGKVDLVWSLSDMFNGFMVIPNLIALFLLRKEIRAIYDDYLAQKKAGRDLSYQYEFHEFHDKG, from the coding sequence ATGGAAAATATATTGTCTGTTCTGGTGGGTACAGTCAATCGGTTCCTTTGGGACTACCTGCTGATTTACGCGCTTTTGGGTATCGGCCTGTTTTTTACGCTGTATCTCGGTGCGCCGCAGATTACCAAGCTAGGCGCGGGATTCAAATCCGTATTCGGCGGCTTGTTTGCCAAAGGCGATAAAGACGATAAGTCTTTATCGCAGTTTCAGGCGTTGGCGGTTGCCATATCCGCGCAAATCGGTACGGGCAACGTCGCCGGCGTGGCGACCGCCATCACCGCAGGCGGGCCGGGCGCGATTTTTTGGATGTGGGTTTCTGCCGTTTTGGGGATGTCCACGATTTTTGCGGAGGCACTGCTGGCGCAGAAATACCGCGTCGTCAGCCACGGCAAATACATCGGTGGGCCGGCGTTTTATATTACGCACGGTCTGACTCCGAAAATCGGCAGGGGCGCGGCGCGTTTCCTGTCGGGCTTTTTCTCCATCGCGCTGATTATCGCATTGGGCTTTATCGGTAATGCGACACAGGCAAACTCCATTGCTTCTGCCGTTACCATTGCATTTGATGTGCCTTCTTTGGCAGTCGGTATTGTGCTTGCCGTCCTTGCGGGCATGGTTGTGATTGGCGGCGTGAACCGTATTGCCAATATTGCCCAGTTTGTCGTGCCGTTTATGGCGGTTGTTTATATTTTGTGCGCCGTCGTTATCCTGTTTGAATTTTCCGACTATATTGTGCCGATGTTCAACCACATCTTTACCGCCGCCTTCAATCCTGAAGCCGTTTTGGGCGGTGCTGCGGGTATCGGTATGCGTGAAGCGATACGTTTCGGCGTGGCGCGCGGTCTGTTTTCCAACGAAGCAGGTATGGGTTCTACCCCGCATGCACATGCAACCGCTGATGTGAAACATCCTGTGCAGCAAGGTATGGCGGCATTTGTCGGTGTATTTATCGATACGATTTTGGTATGTACGGCTACGGCATTGATTATCCTGCTGACCGATGCCAACCTTTCGGGCGAACAGGGCGCGGCGGTTACTCAATTTGCCTTTAACAAGGCATTTCCGGGCTTCGGTTCGCAATTGCTTGCCGTGTGTCTGACCTTTTTCGCCTTGACGACCATTATCGGCTGGTATTATTTCGGCGAGTCCAACATCCGTTTTCTTTTCAGGGGAAGACACTTGGGCATCTATCGCGCATTGGTTCTGCTTGCCATCGTTTTAGGTACGCTCGGCAAAGTCGATTTGGTTTGGAGCCTGTCCGATATGTTCAACGGCTTTATGGTTATCCCGAACTTGATAGCCCTGTTTTTGTTGCGTAAGGAAATCCGTGCCATTTATGATGATTATTTGGCACAGAAAAAAGCGGGTCGGGATTTGTCCTATCAGTATGAATTCCACGAGTTCCACGACAAGGGCTGA
- the trhA gene encoding PAQR family membrane homeostasis protein TrhA, translating into MYTGERFNTYSHLSGLILAAAGLALMLLKTIGHGDGYRIFSVSVYGISLLLLYLSSSLYHGIAAGKLKSILKKTDHCMIYVLIAGSYTPFALVSLRNGPGWTVFSLSWLLAAAGIAQELTIGRKSEKRLLSIAIYIVMGWMVLAVMKSLTASLPPAGLAWLAAGGMLYSVGIYWFVNDEKIRHGHGIWHLFVLGGSITQFVSVYGYVI; encoded by the coding sequence ATGTATACAGGCGAACGCTTCAATACTTACAGCCATTTGAGCGGTTTGATTCTGGCGGCGGCAGGTTTGGCGCTGATGCTGCTGAAAACCATAGGACACGGGGACGGCTACCGTATCTTCAGCGTATCGGTTTACGGCATCAGCCTTCTTCTGCTCTATTTGAGTTCCTCGCTGTACCACGGAATTGCAGCCGGAAAACTGAAAAGCATTTTGAAAAAAACCGACCACTGCATGATTTATGTGCTGATTGCCGGAAGCTACACACCGTTTGCACTGGTTTCTTTGAGAAACGGGCCGGGCTGGACGGTATTTTCACTGTCCTGGCTGCTGGCGGCTGCAGGAATCGCACAAGAACTCACCATTGGACGGAAAAGCGAAAAACGACTGCTGTCTATTGCGATTTATATCGTAATGGGCTGGATGGTCTTGGCGGTAATGAAATCCCTGACAGCCTCACTCCCGCCGGCAGGACTGGCTTGGCTGGCGGCAGGCGGTATGCTGTACAGCGTCGGCATTTACTGGTTTGTAAACGATGAAAAAATCCGACACGGGCACGGAATCTGGCATCTGTTCGTATTGGGCGGCAGCATCACCCAATTTGTCAGCGTGTACGGTTACGTAATCTGA
- a CDS encoding DUF2868 domain-containing protein: MLNPSRKLVELVRILEEGGFIFSGDPVQATEALRRVDGSTEEKIIRRAKMIDRNRMLRETLERVRAGSFWLWVAAATFAFFTGFSVTYLLMDNQGLNFFLVLAGVLGMNTLMLAVWLAMLFLRVKVGRFFSSPATWFRGKDPVNQAVLRLYADEWRQPSVRWKIGATSHSLWLCTLLGMLVSVLLLLLVRQYTFNWESTLLGDSSSVRLVEMLAWLPAKLGFPVPDARAVIEGRLNGNIADARAWSGLLVGSIACYGILPRLLAWAVCKILLKTSENGLDLEKPYYQAVIRRWQNKITDADTRRETVSAVSPKIVLNDAPKWAVMLETEWQDGEWFEGRLAQEWLDKGVAANREQVAALETELKQKPAQLLIGVRAQTVPDRGVLRQIVRLSEAAQGGAVVQLLAEQGLSDDLSEKLEHWRNALTECGAAWLEPDRAAQEGRLKTNDRT; this comes from the coding sequence ATGTTGAATCCATCCCGAAAACTGGTTGAGCTGGTCCGTATTTTGGAAGAAGGCGGCTTTATTTTCAGCGGCGATCCCGTGCAGGCGACGGAGGCTTTGCGCCGCGTGGACGGCAGTACGGAGGAAAAAATCATCCGTCGGGCGAAGATGATCGACAGGAACCGTATGCTGCGGGAGACGTTGGAACGTGTGCGTGCGGGGTCGTTCTGGTTGTGGGTGGCGGCGGCGACGTTTGCGTTTTTTACCGGTTTTTCAGTTACTTATCTTCTAATGGACAATCAGGGTCTGAATTTCTTTTTGGTTTTGGCGGGCGTGTTGGGCATGAATACGCTGATGCTGGCAGTATGGTTGGCAATGTTGTTCCTGCGCGTGAAAGTGGGGCGTTTTTTCAGCAGTCCGGCGACGTGGTTTCGGGGCAAAGACCCTGTCAATCAGGCGGTGTTGCGGCTGTATGCGGACGAGTGGCGGCAACCTTCGGTACGTTGGAAAATAGGCGCAACGTCGCACAGCCTGTGGCTCTGCACGCTGCTCGGAATGCTGGTGTCGGTATTGTTGCTGCTTTTGGTGCGGCAATATACGTTCAACTGGGAAAGCACGCTGTTGGGCGATTCGTCTTCGGTACGGCTGGTGGAAATGTTGGCATGGCTGCCTGCGAAACTGGGTTTTCCCGTGCCTGATGCGCGGGCGGTCATCGAAGGTCGTCTGAACGGCAATATTGCCGATGCGCGGGCTTGGTCGGGGCTGCTGGTCGGCAGTATCGCCTGCTACGGCATCCTGCCGCGCCTCTTGGCTTGGGCGGTATGCAAAATCCTTTTGAAAACAAGCGAAAACGGCTTGGATTTGGAAAAGCCCTATTATCAGGCGGTCATCCGCCGCTGGCAGAACAAAATCACCGATGCGGATACGCGTCGGGAAACCGTGTCCGCCGTTTCGCCGAAAATCGTCTTGAACGATGCGCCGAAATGGGCGGTCATGCTGGAGACCGAATGGCAGGACGGCGAATGGTTCGAGGGCAGGCTGGCGCAGGAATGGCTGGATAAGGGCGTTGCCGCCAATCGGGAACAGGTTGCCGCGCTGGAGACAGAGCTGAAGCAGAAACCGGCGCAACTGCTTATCGGCGTGCGCGCCCAAACTGTGCCCGACCGCGGCGTGTTGCGGCAGATCGTCCGACTTTCGGAAGCGGCGCAGGGCGGCGCGGTGGTGCAGCTTTTGGCGGAACAGGGGCTTTCAGACGACCTTTCGGAAAAGCTGGAACATTGGCGTAACGCGCTGACCGAATGCGGCGCGGCGTGGCTGGAACCCGACAGAGCGGCGCAGGAAGGCCGTCTGAAAACCAACGACCGCACTTGA
- a CDS encoding GTPase/DUF3482 domain-containing protein, with protein sequence MNKQPLSLAVVGHTNTGKTSLLRTLLRDSGFGEVKNAPSTTRHVEEAAISDGADTLVFLYDTPGLEDAGGVLEWLETHTDTRSDGIERLQQFLGSHGAHHDFNQEAKVLRQVLQSDMAMYVIDAREPVLDKYRDELTILSWCAKPVMPVFNFTGGQPPESWTTMLARRNLHVFAGFDTVAFDFEGELRLWENLATMLPERSTLDRLTAMRRREWQRLDGEARREIADFLIDAAAFRQEVDENEDTATVLQTMQAEIRQLERQMQQRLFALYRFYHSEIDGGDWMPQAFRQDPFDSELLKQYGIRTGTGAATGALIGLGLDIATLGGSLGLGTAIGGFLGGILPNTRTISDKLAGRQTLHTDPETLTLLAARALDLLHVLQTRGHAAQSDIELHSRKAPWDAARLPPELNKARSHWKWSSLNTHRPETSRAERAGYVEKLQIRLSGKYSELNLNQDKAASRRQYK encoded by the coding sequence ATGAACAAACAACCCCTTTCCCTCGCCGTCGTCGGGCATACCAATACCGGCAAAACCTCGCTCCTGCGCACCCTATTGCGCGACAGCGGCTTCGGCGAAGTCAAAAATGCCCCGTCCACTACGCGCCATGTCGAAGAAGCCGCCATCAGCGACGGCGCAGACACGCTGGTTTTCCTGTATGACACGCCCGGACTCGAAGACGCGGGCGGTGTTTTGGAATGGCTGGAAACCCATACGGATACGCGTTCAGACGGCATCGAACGGCTGCAACAGTTTCTCGGCAGCCACGGCGCGCACCATGATTTCAATCAGGAAGCCAAAGTCTTACGGCAAGTCTTGCAAAGCGATATGGCAATGTACGTCATCGACGCGCGCGAACCCGTCCTCGACAAATACAGGGACGAGTTGACCATCCTTTCATGGTGTGCCAAACCGGTTATGCCCGTGTTCAACTTTACCGGCGGACAGCCTCCCGAATCGTGGACAACCATGCTGGCGAGGAGAAACCTGCACGTTTTCGCAGGGTTCGACACCGTCGCCTTTGATTTTGAAGGCGAACTACGCCTGTGGGAAAACCTCGCCACCATGTTGCCCGAACGCAGCACACTTGACCGCCTGACAGCCATGCGCCGGCGCGAATGGCAGCGGCTGGACGGCGAAGCGCGCCGCGAAATCGCCGACTTTTTAATTGATGCCGCCGCCTTCAGGCAGGAAGTGGACGAAAACGAGGATACCGCCACCGTGCTGCAAACCATGCAGGCGGAAATACGCCAACTCGAACGGCAGATGCAGCAGCGGCTGTTTGCCCTTTACCGTTTCTACCACAGCGAAATCGACGGCGGCGACTGGATGCCGCAAGCCTTCCGCCAAGACCCGTTCGACAGCGAATTGCTCAAACAATACGGCATCCGCACCGGCACGGGCGCGGCAACCGGCGCGCTCATCGGCTTGGGGCTGGACATCGCCACACTCGGCGGCTCGCTCGGATTGGGTACGGCAATCGGCGGCTTTTTGGGCGGCATCCTGCCCAATACCCGCACCATTTCTGACAAACTCGCCGGCCGTCAAACCCTGCACACCGACCCCGAAACCCTGACCCTGCTCGCCGCCCGCGCCCTCGATTTGCTCCACGTCCTGCAAACGCGCGGACACGCGGCACAGTCGGATATCGAGCTGCACAGCCGCAAAGCCCCGTGGGACGCCGCCAGACTCCCGCCCGAACTCAACAAAGCCCGCAGTCATTGGAAATGGTCGTCGCTCAATACGCACCGCCCCGAAACCAGCCGCGCCGAACGCGCCGGATATGTGGAGAAACTTCAAATCCGCCTGTCGGGAAAATATAGTGAATTAAATTTAAATCAGGACAAGGCGGCGAGCCGCAGACAGTACAAATAG
- the infB gene encoding translation initiation factor IF-2 has translation MSNTTVEQFAAELKRPVEDLLKQLKEAGVSKNSGSDSLTLDDKQLLNAYLTKKNGSNGGTISIRRTKTEVSTVDGVKVETRKRGRTVNIPSAEELAAQVKAAQTQAAPVRPEQTAEDAAKARAEAATRAEARAKAEAEAAKLKAAKAGNKAKPAAQKPTEAKAETAPVAAETKPAEESKAEKAQADKMPSKKPAEPKEKAAKPKHERNGKGKDAKKPAKPAAPAVPQPVVSAEEQAQRDEEARRAAALRAHQEALLKEKQERQARREAMKQQAEQQAKAAQEAKNGRQRPAKPAEKPQAAAPAVENKPVNPAKAKKEDRRNRDDEGQGRNAKGKGGKGGRDRNNARNGDDERVRGGKKGKKLKLEPNQHAFQAPTEPVVHEVLVPETITVADLAHKMAVKGVEVVKALMKMGMMVTINQSIDQDTALIVVEELGHIGKPAAADDPEAFLDEGAEAVEAEALPRPPVVTVMGHVDHGKTSLLDYIRRAKVVQGEAGGITQHIGAYHVKTPRGVITFLDTPGHEAFTAMRARGAKATDIVILMVAADDGVMPQTIEAIAHAKAAGVPMVVAVNKIDKEAANPERIRQELTAHEVVPDEWGGDVQFIDVSAKKGTNIDALLEAVLLEAEVLELTAPVDAPAKGIIVEARLDKGRGAVATLLVQSGTLKKGDMLLAGTAFGKIRAMVDENGKSITEAGPSIPVEILGLSDVPNAGEDAMVLADEKKAREIALFRQGKYRDVRLAKQQAAKLENMFNNMGETQAQSLSVIIKADVQGSYEALAGSLKKLSTDEVKVNVLHSGVGGITESDVNLAIASGAFIIGFNVRADASSRKLAENENVEIRYYNIIYDAIDDVKAAMSGMLSPEEKEQVTGTVEIRQVISVSKVGNIAGCMVTDGVVKRDSHVRLIRNNVVIHTGELASLKRYKDDVKEVRMGFECGLMIKGYNEIMEGDQLECFDIVEVARTL, from the coding sequence ATGAGTAACACAACCGTAGAACAATTTGCCGCCGAGCTGAAACGCCCCGTCGAAGACCTGTTGAAACAGTTGAAAGAAGCCGGCGTCAGCAAAAACAGCGGCAGCGATTCCCTGACGCTGGACGACAAACAGCTTCTGAACGCCTACCTGACCAAGAAAAACGGCAGCAACGGCGGCACCATCAGCATCCGCCGCACCAAAACCGAAGTCAGCACCGTTGACGGCGTAAAAGTCGAAACACGCAAACGCGGACGCACTGTCAACATTCCTTCTGCCGAAGAGTTGGCAGCACAGGTAAAAGCCGCCCAAACCCAAGCCGCACCTGTCCGGCCGGAGCAGACGGCAGAAGACGCGGCAAAAGCCCGAGCCGAAGCTGCCACACGTGCAGAAGCACGTGCCAAGGCAGAAGCGGAAGCGGCAAAACTGAAAGCGGCAAAAGCAGGCAACAAAGCCAAACCTGCCGCGCAGAAACCCACCGAAGCAAAAGCCGAAACCGCACCCGTTGCGGCGGAAACCAAACCCGCCGAAGAAAGCAAAGCGGAAAAAGCCCAAGCCGACAAAATGCCGTCTAAAAAACCCGCCGAGCCCAAAGAAAAAGCCGCCAAGCCGAAACACGAGCGAAACGGCAAAGGCAAAGATGCCAAAAAACCGGCGAAACCTGCCGCACCTGCCGTGCCGCAACCCGTGGTCAGCGCGGAAGAACAGGCGCAACGCGATGAAGAAGCACGCCGTGCCGCCGCACTTCGCGCCCACCAGGAAGCCCTGTTGAAAGAGAAACAGGAACGCCAGGCACGCCGCGAAGCCATGAAACAACAGGCAGAACAACAGGCAAAAGCCGCACAGGAAGCCAAAAACGGCAGACAGCGTCCCGCCAAACCTGCCGAGAAACCGCAGGCAGCCGCGCCGGCCGTCGAAAACAAACCTGTCAATCCGGCAAAAGCGAAAAAAGAAGACCGCCGCAACCGCGATGACGAAGGTCAAGGCCGCAACGCCAAAGGCAAAGGCGGAAAAGGCGGACGCGACCGCAACAATGCACGCAATGGCGACGACGAGCGCGTACGCGGCGGCAAAAAAGGCAAAAAACTCAAACTCGAGCCGAACCAACACGCCTTCCAAGCACCGACCGAACCTGTCGTACACGAAGTTTTGGTGCCTGAAACCATTACCGTTGCCGACTTGGCACACAAAATGGCAGTCAAAGGCGTGGAAGTGGTCAAAGCCCTGATGAAGATGGGCATGATGGTTACCATCAACCAATCCATCGACCAAGACACCGCCCTGATTGTCGTCGAAGAACTCGGACACATCGGCAAACCCGCCGCAGCGGACGATCCCGAAGCCTTCTTGGACGAGGGCGCAGAAGCAGTGGAAGCCGAAGCATTGCCGCGTCCGCCCGTTGTTACCGTCATGGGACACGTCGACCACGGCAAAACCTCGCTGCTGGACTACATCCGCCGCGCCAAAGTGGTACAGGGCGAAGCGGGCGGCATTACGCAGCACATCGGCGCGTACCACGTCAAAACGCCGCGCGGCGTGATTACCTTCTTGGACACCCCGGGTCACGAAGCCTTTACCGCTATGCGCGCACGCGGTGCGAAAGCAACCGACATCGTGATTCTTATGGTCGCCGCCGACGACGGCGTGATGCCGCAAACCATCGAAGCGATTGCCCACGCCAAAGCGGCAGGCGTACCGATGGTGGTTGCCGTCAACAAAATCGATAAAGAAGCCGCCAACCCAGAGCGTATCCGCCAAGAGCTGACCGCACACGAAGTCGTGCCTGACGAATGGGGCGGCGATGTACAGTTTATCGACGTTTCCGCGAAAAAAGGAACAAACATCGACGCGCTGCTCGAAGCAGTCTTGCTCGAAGCCGAAGTATTGGAACTGACCGCACCTGTCGATGCGCCCGCCAAAGGCATCATCGTCGAGGCGCGCTTGGACAAAGGCCGCGGCGCGGTTGCCACATTGCTGGTTCAAAGCGGTACGCTGAAAAAAGGCGACATGCTGCTGGCCGGTACGGCATTCGGCAAAATCCGCGCGATGGTCGATGAAAACGGCAAATCCATTACCGAAGCCGGCCCGTCCATCCCCGTCGAAATCCTCGGCTTGTCCGACGTACCGAATGCGGGTGAAGACGCGATGGTATTGGCGGACGAGAAAAAAGCGCGCGAAATCGCCCTCTTCCGCCAAGGCAAATACCGCGACGTGCGCCTTGCCAAACAGCAGGCGGCGAAGCTGGAAAATATGTTCAACAATATGGGCGAAACCCAGGCCCAATCTTTGTCGGTCATCATCAAGGCAGACGTTCAGGGCTCTTACGAGGCTTTGGCGGGCAGCCTGAAAAAACTGTCCACCGACGAGGTGAAAGTGAACGTGTTGCACAGCGGCGTAGGCGGCATTACCGAATCGGATGTCAACCTTGCCATCGCTTCGGGCGCGTTCATTATCGGCTTTAACGTGCGTGCAGATGCCTCTTCGCGCAAACTTGCCGAAAATGAAAACGTGGAAATCCGCTACTACAACATCATCTATGATGCCATCGACGACGTGAAAGCGGCGATGAGCGGTATGCTTTCTCCCGAAGAGAAAGAGCAAGTAACCGGTACGGTCGAAATCCGTCAGGTTATCTCCGTTTCAAAAGTCGGCAATATTGCAGGCTGTATGGTTACCGACGGCGTGGTCAAACGCGATTCCCATGTCCGCCTCATCCGCAACAACGTGGTCATCCACACGGGCGAACTGGCTTCGTTGAAACGCTATAAAGACGACGTCAAAGAAGTCCGTATGGGCTTTGAGTGCGGCCTGATGATTAAAGGCTACAACGAAATTATGGAAGGCGACCAACTCGAATGTTTCGACATCGTCGAAGTGGCACGCACCCTGTGA